GGAAACGTTGGCGATGCAATTAAGTACGGGAAGCTCGCGATATTTCCGGAAAATTATCCGAATTCACATCCGTTCATAATTCCCGAACATACAAATATTGAAGAAGAAATTTACACCTATAACAAATGGATGGATTATGATTTAGAGCAAAATTTCGCCAAACAAAAAGTGCTGAAATCATTAGAAAAAACCCTTTCTGAACTTTTTTAAAACCTGAAAAGACTCTTCAGGAAATCGCGGTTTATATATTCTTCGAGCGGAAAAATCTTCAGGAAATGATTTCCCACAAAAAACATCAGCAATACAACGCCGGGCTTGTAAAAAAGATTGAAGATACTTCTTTCAAACTGCGGTAAAATAATTACCACCGTAATGCTTAGAGTACCGATAATCAGCGCGTAAACCATCTCGATGGACAACGGAAACACGCCGAATTTTATGTAATTAAACACGATTTTTGCAATATTGAACAGCGTTAAGGAAATCGCCGTCGCAATTGCGACTCCGAACAGTTCGAGTTCGGTATTTTTAAGAAAGTAAATGTTCAGCGAAACGGTTGTTACAGCCAGAAATAGCATCACCACGATGTTGAAGCGGTAATATTTGGATAAAGAAATAATATGCCCATTGAAGCCTGTGGCAAGATCGAACAGCATTGCAAATCCGAGCACCCAGATTACGGGCTCGGATTGCCTCAGGAGTTCTCCGTTTTTAATGAAATCGGTAAGAAACGGAAACCCTACCAGCACACACGAAAGCAGCACAAAACCGAGGAAAAATAGAACAAGCGACGATTTTTTATGAAGCCGGTCAAGCTCCTCCAGATTATTTTCTGCCAGATGTTTATTGATGATCGGCGCCGAAATGCTGTACAGACCCATCGCCGGAACCGTAATTAATGAAATGATAGAGTAGAGCGTGTTGTAAACCCCGTTGGGTTCAAAACCGAGAAATTCGCCGATCATCACACTGTCAATCCGCACCGCGATAAAGTTGCCGATATTGCCCAGAAAGCCGTAGAAGCTGTAATTCAGGACATCTTTCCAGAGGTTGTCTTTTTTTATGTATTCGGTCGAGAAATCAGGTTTAAGTTTTTCGAGACGGTTTGTATAGTAAATGTAGCCGAAAAGGCCCACGACAAACATTGCAACAAAGAAAATATAGGCAGCCTTCTCGGGGAAACCCAGGAAGAAGAAGATGCAGAATGCGCCAAGATTGGCGATTTTCGGCAACAGGTTTTCGAAGATGTTCGGAATTACAATCCGTTTAAAATTCGAAAGATATTTGTTGAAGATGGCACTGAAAGCCAACACAAGGATTAAAGGTAAAATGAGGCGTTTCATCTGCCACATTTCGGTCTTCTGAAGTTCGGGGAAGAGATAATTCACCGCAAAATAACCGACCACAAACAGCGTAAAATTCAGAGCGATACCGAGCAAAGACAATGACAGGAAATTCTGATGTTTGCCGTCTTCGCGGGTTTTGGTGTAAAATTTAACATTCGAAAATGAAAGCCCAAAAACCACAATTGGCAAAAGCATTTCAGCCGTAGGAAGTACATAGCGAAGCTTTCCGTAAAATTCCATGTCGTGCGGAAACACAAAAATCGCCGAAAACGTCCCGAGTAAAAATCCGAAATAACCGATGAGCGAATACTTGAATCCCTGCCGTGCGACAACACTCATACGTGGAATATTTTTATGCTGGTTCGAAGAAACATCTGCGGATTTATTTTTTCTTGAACATAAATTTTAAGGTTCTGCAAAAAAGCTTATCCTGTTTTTTGAAACCGGGCTTTTTAAACATTCGGAAAACAAAGATAATAAAATATGTTAAAGTAATGTTAAAATCGAAGCCAATCCGCAGCGCATTATGGATAAGAAAAGGTTTTCAGCTACCTTTAACCCTAGATAAATTACTATGAAAAAAATATTTCTGCTTGCGGGTTTTGCAATGCTCACTTCATGTGCAACACTTCAGAATAATTCTAAACCGAACTTCACATGGGAAGGTGCAAATATGTATTTTCTGCTTACCGACCGCTTTGCCAACGGCGATAAAAATAATGACGTAAATTTTGGACGCACAGAAAAAGCTGCAGTTTTGCGCGGTTTTGAAGGCGGCGATCTGCGGGGAATCATTCAGAAAATCGACGAAAATTAT
This window of the Flavobacteriaceae bacterium 3519-10 genome carries:
- a CDS encoding Polysaccharide biosynthesis protein; its protein translation is MSVVARQGFKYSLIGYFGFLLGTFSAIFVFPHDMEFYGKLRYVLPTAEMLLPIVVFGLSFSNVKFYTKTREDGKHQNFLSLSLLGIALNFTLFVVGYFAVNYLFPELQKTEMWQMKRLILPLILVLAFSAIFNKYLSNFKRIVIPNIFENLLPKIANLGAFCIFFFLGFPEKAAYIFFVAMFVVGLFGYIYYTNRLEKLKPDFSTEYIKKDNLWKDVLNYSFYGFLGNIGNFIAVRIDSVMIGEFLGFEPNGVYNTLYSIISLITVPAMGLYSISAPIINKHLAENNLEELDRLHKKSSLVLFFLGFVLLSCVLVGFPFLTDFIKNGELLRQSEPVIWVLGFAMLFDLATGFNGHIISLSKYYRFNIVVMLFLAVTTVSLNIYFLKNTELELFGVAIATAISLTLFNIAKIVFNYIKFGVFPLSIEMVYALIIGTLSITVVIILPQFERSIFNLFYKPGVVLLMFFVGNHFLKIFPLEEYINRDFLKSLFRF